A region from the uncultured Holophaga sp. genome encodes:
- the obgE gene encoding GTPase ObgE: MFLDHLTLHVEAGHGGAGATSFRREKFAEKGGPDGGDGGCGGSVFLQANRSLNTLNPYRNQRNYYAGRGMQGEGSRRHGTDGADITLEVPLGTVVKDAASGELLAELLEDGQRVCVARGGRGGLGNEHFKSSTNRTPRHSQPGEEGEIRDMELELKLIADVGLVGFPNAGKSTLVSRISAARPKIANYPFTTLEPQLGVVPVDELESFVIADIPGLIEGAAQGAGLGVQFLRHVERTRMLLHLVDLSDPVQEPEEAVRIIEGELRTFSEVLFSKPRWLVGNKLDALQDEERRARFEALCRTRGQEPLFISGVTGEGLRSLVFELGRHLAAMPRG, from the coding sequence ATGTTCCTTGATCACCTCACCCTCCATGTGGAAGCTGGCCACGGCGGTGCCGGGGCCACGAGCTTCCGCCGGGAGAAGTTCGCCGAGAAGGGCGGCCCCGATGGGGGTGACGGCGGCTGCGGCGGCTCGGTCTTCCTCCAGGCGAACCGTTCCCTGAACACCCTCAATCCCTACCGCAACCAGCGCAACTACTACGCGGGCCGCGGCATGCAGGGCGAGGGCAGCCGGAGGCATGGCACCGATGGCGCCGACATCACCCTGGAGGTGCCCCTGGGCACGGTGGTGAAGGATGCCGCCAGCGGCGAGCTCCTGGCGGAGCTCCTGGAGGACGGCCAGCGGGTCTGCGTGGCCCGTGGCGGGCGGGGCGGCCTGGGCAACGAGCACTTCAAGAGCTCCACCAACCGCACCCCCCGACACTCCCAGCCCGGCGAGGAGGGCGAGATCCGGGACATGGAGCTGGAGCTCAAGCTCATCGCAGATGTGGGTCTCGTAGGCTTCCCCAACGCGGGCAAGAGCACCCTGGTGAGCCGCATCTCAGCCGCCCGGCCCAAGATCGCCAACTATCCCTTCACCACCCTGGAACCCCAGCTCGGCGTGGTCCCCGTGGACGAGCTCGAGAGCTTCGTCATCGCCGACATCCCCGGGCTCATCGAGGGTGCCGCCCAGGGAGCCGGACTCGGTGTGCAGTTCCTCCGCCATGTGGAGCGCACCCGCATGCTCCTGCATCTGGTGGACCTCTCCGATCCTGTCCAGGAACCGGAAGAGGCCGTCCGGATCATCGAGGGGGAGCTCCGCACCTTCTCCGAGGTGCTCTTCTCCAAGCCGCGCTGGCTGGTGGGCAACAAGCTGGACGCCCTCCAGGACGAAGAGCGCCGTGCACGCTTTGAGGCCCTCTGCAGGACGCGGGGCCAGGAGCCCCTCTTCATCTCGGGTGTCACGGGCGAGGGACTGCGCTCCCTGGTCTTCGAGCTGGGCCGCCACCTGGCGGCCATGCCCAGGGGATGA
- the rpmA gene encoding 50S ribosomal protein L27 — MAHKKGVGSSRNGRDSHAQRLGVKKFGGEVVTAGSIIVRQRGTKFKMGVNVGMGTDHTLFAKIDGKVRFQDKGQYGRFIHIDPIEA, encoded by the coding sequence ATGGCACATAAAAAGGGCGTCGGTTCCAGTCGTAACGGTCGTGATTCTCATGCCCAGCGCCTCGGCGTGAAGAAGTTCGGGGGCGAGGTCGTCACCGCCGGCAGCATCATCGTCCGGCAGCGCGGCACCAAGTTCAAGATGGGCGTCAATGTGGGCATGGGCACCGACCACACCCTCTTCGCCAAGATCGATGGCAAGGTCCGCTTCCAGGACAAGGGCCAGTACGGCCGCTTCATCCACATCGATCCCATCGAGGCCTGA
- the rplU gene encoding 50S ribosomal protein L21, whose amino-acid sequence MYAIIQTGGKQYRVAEGDILRVELLEKEPKQAVVFEKVLLVAQGAEIKVGQPTVAGATVEAEVICHDRAKKVVIFKKKRTTTYQRTQGHRQGYTEVRIKGIKG is encoded by the coding sequence ATGTACGCAATCATCCAGACGGGCGGAAAGCAGTACCGGGTTGCCGAGGGGGACATCCTCCGCGTCGAGCTGCTCGAGAAGGAGCCCAAGCAGGCTGTGGTCTTCGAGAAGGTTCTCCTGGTCGCCCAGGGTGCCGAGATCAAGGTTGGCCAGCCCACCGTGGCCGGTGCCACCGTCGAGGCCGAGGTGATCTGCCACGATCGCGCCAAGAAGGTCGTGATCTTCAAGAAGAAGCGGACCACCACCTACCAGCGCACCCAGGGTCACCGTCAGGGCTACACCGAGGTCCGCATCAAGGGCATCAAGGGATGA
- a CDS encoding MFS transporter, whose product MQESRPRSPLAPLAARAFLAVWIAAMASNIGTQVQSVGEKWQMAHLSSSPLLVALIETGSTLPVLGLGLVAGALADILDRRKLLLATQVFMLAVAGTLAVFTFMGQVTPGLLLGMSLLIGIGSALSMPAFQAIVPELLPRRDLGAGVALNSAGFNVSRALGPALGGTVVALMGPGWAFLLNAISFLAVVAVLFRWKRRVPTRDLPSERFLGAMKTGFRYVRHSRALQVILLRAVGYTWFAGVIFSLLPALAVHHLRLGPGAFGLMMGCVGAGAVSITVFMPRLRNRYSANQLLGGFTLLSVLAQLTIALVPHTPTVAACLFLTGMGWLATLSTINTAIQLSVPSWVKARAFGAYQMAWGGSMALGAAFWGAVAQRLGIPWAFGLSGAGLALAWVLIGRTRILVFEEEIDLRPHGEPPVHSDLIPLEAGPILIELEYRIPGEAREAFLEAMEELRQLRLRDGAIRWALFQIPEPLPDGATAFVETYLSSSMGEHLRQHHRATRADREIVARAFRFDPRGRPQVRHLLAVNEDSPSLVQRLWTTH is encoded by the coding sequence ATGCAGGAAAGCCGCCCCAGAAGCCCCCTGGCTCCCCTTGCCGCCCGCGCCTTCCTCGCGGTGTGGATCGCCGCCATGGCCTCCAACATCGGGACCCAGGTCCAGAGCGTGGGCGAGAAGTGGCAGATGGCCCACCTCAGCAGCTCTCCCCTCCTGGTGGCCCTCATCGAGACCGGCTCCACCCTGCCGGTGCTGGGCCTGGGCCTGGTGGCCGGTGCCCTGGCGGACATCCTGGACCGCCGGAAGCTCCTGCTGGCGACCCAGGTCTTCATGCTCGCCGTAGCCGGAACTTTGGCGGTCTTCACCTTCATGGGACAGGTGACCCCAGGACTGCTCCTGGGCATGTCTCTGCTCATCGGCATCGGCTCGGCCCTGAGCATGCCCGCCTTCCAGGCCATCGTCCCCGAGCTGCTGCCCCGGCGGGACCTGGGGGCCGGAGTCGCCCTGAACAGCGCGGGCTTCAACGTGAGCCGGGCCCTGGGGCCGGCCCTGGGTGGCACCGTGGTGGCCCTCATGGGGCCGGGCTGGGCCTTCCTCCTCAATGCCATTTCCTTCCTGGCTGTCGTGGCGGTGCTCTTCCGCTGGAAGCGGAGGGTCCCCACCCGGGACCTGCCCTCCGAGCGCTTCCTGGGGGCCATGAAGACGGGCTTCCGGTACGTGCGCCACAGCCGGGCCCTGCAGGTGATCCTCCTGCGGGCCGTGGGCTACACCTGGTTCGCCGGGGTCATCTTCTCCCTCCTCCCGGCCCTGGCGGTCCACCACCTGAGACTGGGCCCCGGCGCCTTCGGCCTCATGATGGGCTGCGTCGGCGCCGGGGCCGTCAGCATCACGGTCTTCATGCCCCGCCTGCGGAACCGGTATTCGGCCAACCAGCTCCTGGGGGGCTTCACCCTGCTCTCGGTCCTGGCCCAGCTCACCATCGCCCTGGTGCCCCACACCCCCACGGTGGCGGCCTGCCTCTTCCTGACCGGCATGGGCTGGCTGGCGACCCTCTCCACCATCAACACCGCCATCCAGCTCTCGGTTCCCAGCTGGGTCAAGGCCCGGGCCTTCGGCGCCTACCAGATGGCCTGGGGAGGCTCCATGGCCCTGGGGGCGGCCTTCTGGGGAGCCGTGGCCCAGCGCCTGGGGATCCCCTGGGCCTTCGGTCTCTCCGGGGCAGGCTTGGCCCTGGCCTGGGTCCTCATCGGCCGGACCCGGATCCTGGTCTTCGAGGAGGAGATCGACCTCCGCCCCCATGGTGAACCCCCGGTCCATTCCGACCTGATCCCCCTGGAGGCCGGTCCCATCCTGATAGAGCTGGAGTACCGGATCCCCGGGGAGGCGCGGGAGGCCTTCCTGGAGGCCATGGAGGAACTGCGCCAGCTCCGGCTGCGGGACGGAGCCATCCGCTGGGCGCTCTTCCAGATCCCAGAGCCCCTCCCGGACGGTGCAACCGCCTTTGTGGAGACCTACCTCAGCTCCAGCATGGGTGAACACCTGCGCCAGCACCACCGGGCCACCCGGGCGGACCGCGAGATCGTCGCCCGGGCCTTCCGCTTCGATCCCCGGGGCCGACCCCAGGTCCGGCACCTCCTGGCCGTCAACGAGGACAGCCCCTCCCTGGTGCAGCGGCTGTGGACCACACACTGA